The genomic region aaaattgaataacGTTTCAAATCTTTTGAGATTATGAGAATTAATATGGTGCAATAATTACTTGACATTTTAGATTAAGAATCTGAATTAATTTCTTATTAAATGACAATAATTATTGACAATAATACTGGATAATAATAAATTGACAATAATACTTAAtgggaaatgctaacaagtgccccaggggtactctttaatagctttaaaaagtaagtttttcttggaaatatgcgtaattaatgcatcgaaaattgaaatggtgaacttttgaaagaatattttctttatttagaatgcttaaagagtgcccctggggcactcgttagcatgacccatacttaataaatataataatataatatttttatatgagaaattgaatttgtttctttttaataAAGCTTTTAttctgtaaaaaaaataaaagacttTATTATATTCAACGAAAGTCAAATTGATTAATTATatcaacaaaaaatataaataaattagcaAAGTCATAACTAAATTCCCAATATCTGCCAAAAAAAATACCAAACCAAAAAGTATTTCATccttaagaaaaaaaaatgtatttcatTCTAATCTCGAAATGGCTAAATTCAAATAATGAATTTCATCACCATTTTCAAATATCCAAACCGTAACTGCAATCTCTGTTAACAATCTTCGCTTTCTCCGTTAACTCAGCCACCGTCACAACACAGTGAACCTTAACGTTAAACGTCGACGTCTTCACAATTACGATTTTGAATTTCATCGGAGCCCTCAGCTTCAACGTTAACGACAAACTCTGTTTCTTAACAGCATTCAGTAACGCTTTCCGATTAGATCCAGCAACCATTACCCTGTTACGCTTCAACACCGTTACATTATTCGACAACTGATAAAATGTCGGTATCGCGCCGTTACAGAGGTTAACATTTTTGTAAAACAGTTCAACAGTGCTATCATTGTTGTAGTAGATTTCGATCTTACGGTTACCATTATCAGCGCTAACAGAGACGTCAAACTTCGGCGAGATCAGAGACTGCGAGGTGAGGTTCATTCCCTTGACGGAGACGCGTTTGATCGAATACTTAGGCGCTTCTAGCCGAAACACCAAGTATAAAACACCGGCGGCGATGGCGAGGAGCAGATTAAAGCTACAATGATGCCGATGAACCAGCAGAGACAACGGCAGCACTGAGATCTTCTATTTTTCCGGTGAGTGATTTTGTGAGAGGAAGATAATATAAAAGTAAAAATTAGAACTGATTTATAAATATTACTACCATATTTATGAGGGAGGTGTAAGGTTGAAGAAGTTGTGAAAGAAATTAGAAGCTAGATGGTCATGACATCAATTATCCAAGGGTAATGCTAACAAGTACTCGGGGCAAGaatcaccaccgacttttattttgtccaattattaggaaaggtataaaagtacaaACAAGACCTGAAAAGAGAGTTTGAGTTCGGGggataagttatgaaaagggaaggtgttagcacccttttcatccgtagttatctacgggttCTTAGTTTGCTTATctcgttttgttttgtttgaaaagcttgaaaaaacatagtgtgtgtgtgtgttttttgaGAAAAGGTGCCAACAGTAAGGAAAGACTTTGCAATGATCCTTGTATCAGTCCTCAAGGATGTATGCGAAGTATTTTGAAATTCGTTTGAAAAAAGTAAGTGgtgagaaaagaaagtttatttgttGAGCAAACAAACTAAGGGTTACTTATCCTAACGTCTAGTCTTTCCTATACTTTATACTTTTCTTTGAAGGGATAGGACTAAacataccatttgtgggtaggtagtccCATCTATTGGACGTTTTAAGGGACATCGAAAGGGTCATCGATGGTTGTTGAAGGCAACatgatagaggtacctttagcaatattcgaagggacaaatcatctctttttcgtaggcagcaatcgagggactagatcatgtattcgtaggcaacatcgagggtcatcaagggactatgatctttgtgatgatttttgaatcgagggacttttgctaatggtacccctatattcgagggacacgaccatttttattcgtaaggcaaccaagacgggcataccctagaggtgagtgagtgcgagtAAAAAGTGTGTTGTATTCAGATATCTTAATcttgagttagtgatctaacggttgactttatcttgccatacaatcttattagccatacatctaagcagttaatatttgcggaaattaaaatgcggaaagtaaatatcctacgctattacatagttttggggcagttacataatatgaGGTGCGGAAAATAAAAGTCCTAGCTATTACAACCCTTAGCAGTTACATAGTAAAATATAAGCGGAAAagtaaaatatatacaaaaattaacGAATTATAAATGGTGAATGTCCACAGGATAGTTCAATGCCTCAATGATAATACCtcgcaaaaatcaaaaaaatggtTAGTACTAAGAACATATAAAAATAGGCATtctaaattctaaaagaaaattaaaaattaaataccatgttttttagtattttaatatatgaaaaattaaactaaaatattttttttcgatattttaaaatattctctataaaaataaataacctaGGTTAGTTTAATAACGACCTAATAactaaattaacaaattaaaaattaacaatattttttttgtgttagTAATTGACAATTCAAACTAAATAGTctaataaactaaaattaatttttaaaaaaactaataactGCATGAAAatctattctctttttttttttttttgtatttttttattattggaaCAAAACACAACAAATCTAATGAGGGCGCAATTAGTAGAAACTAAGGATCCAATCCATTAATATACAAAGCTCTAATTGATAATAATAGAGAGTTTTTTTCTTTAACTCCTATGGGGTGACCCCAGCGAAATTCCAAACTTGTCCCTGTTTAGGAGATGTATCttcgaagtattttttttagatttttccagacttcggaaatgcatctccaaaaaaaattggaattttgattaattcggatatacATTCGAAAATATCCCAAAAATTAAATTTGTATAGAATATTGATTAattcatatattataaaattgatataatttataagttataaataatagTAAAGATAATTATACGGttgatatttctattctaatttcaattaaacttaataaataaattttatattaataattactaaaactaTAACTAATACccaataattatgattatataaaaaaataaatgtattaataattattcagcaaaattttaaaataaaggagataaaataagaataaaattatttactattttattcatattttaatataaattttaaattacatagtttttcaaaataataaataaaaataataaataaaaataaaaaatgtaaaaattattttaataattaattatgataaaaaatcattttttatttagtttaaaaaaattaaatgaaatttttttcttaattttatttaatgaataaataaattatatatttaattttatataattcaaaatttatattagaatgttattaatttatataaattaataaaataatttttaactttaaaattgtttaggaaattttgtttataaaatgattttttataactataaaattattttgaaaattagtttataaaataatttttttgtgtatcataaaaaaatagaaagtaaatatctttattattattattattaagtttttatataaaaataaaatattaatttaaatatttattaggttaatattattatgattatatcttgattataatgatatatagtattttataatattttttaattaatacaattaagggaaaagctaacatgtgtcctaagggcacaagttaataagctctttatagaaaaaaaatcttGAAAGACGTACACTTAATGTCTTGAAATTTTAAATGTGACTTTATTATATTGAATTACATTTagttttttctaattatagtatgttTAACatatgcccttagggcacatgttagcatgaccctacaattaattatactatttattGTATTGATTaaacttgattttaattttttaataattattgaattttttctgaaatgcatatccgaaacattcctagattaaaaattgaaatatttcgtatatgcatctccaaaggcacctctctctctcaaaaaaaaagttgatttcggaaATCTATCtcctaaaacattttttttttgtgttttcgaaaatacatttccgaaaatacttttttttttgtgttttcggaagtgcacctccgaaatcaactttttttcagaAGATAGGGGTCAGGAAAAAAATtctctaataataataacaacaataagtaaaagtaaatgataagaaaaattaacaaaataaagaaataagAGAAATAATAGCTTTACACTCAACATTACTCCTGCACCGTATAAAAATATGGCTGTATTTTAATACGGTGTAGTGATAGGGTGTTAAATTTGGGTGTATACATAGCATAGCAAGCCTCTTTTGAAAAGCTAGTAaatttaggggtgggaataggccaggccgactaacaggggcctacggccagCCTACATGGGCCAAGGCCAGACCAGGCTTTTTacataaatagaaaaggcctaggtttttttataagcctatttagttaaaaaggctaggccacaggccatataaaaagccttttaagtcTATGAggtcggcctatttaaataaatttaaataattttattaatattatattgtattttgtattttgaattaaaatataaaaataaatattagttatcttgaaaataagatgaaaaaaaatcttatgaacaatgtcataagttactTCCATaagttttttcaaacaaatagtatcacaaaatttatactactaggtaaactcaaataagtcaatgcaaacaaacatttaatctcattgatcttttaatttattagtctatataaagttgagttgaatgacttatttacaaatgttcaaatgaaataggcttttaagtaggctaacacGCCAATCAGGCCTTCTAAAAGACCAGACTcaggccaaaaaaataagcctactATAGGCTACAGGTCAGACTTAGGCTTTAAATTTTTTAACAGGCCAGGCTCagacttggcaaagcctagctcggcccagcctattcccacccctactagTAAGGTAAGAAGTTGTTGGAAAAACCAATATAAAAAGGAATATCAGGTTTAATTGGTAGGGTGCGGGTCAAATTCTCCATAAAATGGGTTTTCACTTTTGGCTATTGTTGACCTTTCACTGTTTTCATTTTTTGCCATCAAATCAAACCCTGCCCCTTCTTTCGCTTGCGAAAGAAACCTTACCTTATTAACACTATTGGTTTTGCATTGAATAAGAAGGGAGTATGAGTATCACACAGAAATTGGGCATCAAGATTGAAACAAACCCTTCCGAGGAAAAACTCACTCAACTCGGTGTTAGACAATGGTCCAAGTAAGCTCTCTATTCTCTCTATTTTCTACAATTTTTGCATCAATTTTGtactatttgtttttaaatatttctaTTAGGCTTTCATAAAAAAAGGAACTTTACTATGCTATGATGGGTGATTTTTGGGTATCATCTGAAATTGTCAAAACCTAGCAAGATACTACCTTTATGAATGGactgtttttattatttattgttcAGTTTTATGATTTGATTTCATTCTgttttgtttctaaatttataggAATGATGTCTGTATTTGTTATTGTCATTAAGCACGTGTTTGGTTGTGCGgagatgaaaattgattttgaattaattgattttagtGAAAACTGACTTAAAtttaaagtgatttatgttttgtTTAAGTTCATGAAAAATATCTTTTATTCAATTTATGATTGGGTAGTTTGGATCGAAATTGCTTTTTTACATTCTTATCTATTACTTTCAATCAATTTGAGCTTAAAGAAGAGTTTAATTTGTACCTATGAGGCTTGGATACCTATGGAATTATATGCATTGCGGTGTCTGACATCCCGTATGACACATGTAACTTTTTGATCCACCAGAGTTTTTATTCGTGctagttttttaaatttgaatcaCACCTTTTGTTCACCATTGTTGATTTCATTTCAGCTTTGGGTTCAGTTCATTTCTTTGctattattttttcaaacatCAGGACAGATTTATAAACGACTATATGCATTCATAAAAAGAAATTTGTAATGGTTTCATAGTCCTAgctgaacaatttagagattgtGATAGTGTTTGAATAGTCTGATTGAGCACATTCTGTTAACTCTTTTGGTCGATAAATATGCGAAAATGCCTACCCAAAAGGTATTGACAATTTGATACCACTTCTCAAATAACTGGATTGATCAATGCATTCGGTCTAAACGATGGTAAAGAAGATAATGATATCTTTCAgcaagttctgattaaaatcagTATCAAGCATTTTGTTTTAAACATTTCTCTTCTCAAAATGTTCTCCTGTTAAATTAAGTCAGGAATTATTATATGATAAACATGTCAAATACTATCATGTTTAGCTACATGTCTAATGATTTTTGATTGATGGCATATCTTTGATCCACGGGTGTTAGAGTGACGTTCATGTATGTGTTTACACTCAATCACCTTCATTTTCTCAAATCATTACCGGTGTCTACGTGTGAGTTGTGTACTCGTGTTTGTGCTTCATACGTAAGTTAGTCATTTGCTTTACATTCATGTTACCTTGGTTTCTTATGTAAACTCTTTAAAAAAACTAATCAAGTGTGAAAGTTTACTTTTttgtgttttaattattataaattataaattcacTCGATTTTCTTTGTATTCATAAAATTGTTTCTCTATTTTGATATAACAGATGGGGTTGTCCTCCAAGCAAATTCCCTTGGACTTATGATTCGAAAGAGACATGCTATCTCCTAGAAGGAAAAGTTAAGGTAACACCAAGTGGAGCAAATGAGTCCGTTGAATTTGGTGCTGGTGATTTGGTTGTGTTTCCTAAAGGCATGACTTGTACTTGGGATGTTTCTGTTGCTGTCAACAAGCACTATATCTTTGAATAACTCCTAAATGTGGTTGGTACCTTTCATGTACGAAATAGAAGGACTTTGATTAACTTATTTGGCTGTAAGATTTCTAGTGAATTAAGAACTTTGAAGTGGTTAGCTTTTGTTGTTAAAAGTTTATCTTGCTCttattttctcaaattttgtTGTCTAGTTTGGAAATCCCATGTATGTCTAGTTTGGATATCCCATGTATCACAAATTAATAGTGAAGTTAATGTGTGAATTTCTTTACAAGATTATCATTTTGCTATTACACAAGAAGTGGTCATAACTACTCAAAATTAACACATACAACTCTGAGAGTTAGAGTTCAAATCTTGGTATTGACGTCTAACTTAACAATATCAGTTTTTGACAGTTGAGTTAGAATTTGCGGACTAGTAAGTACAAGTTAACACGAATATTCATTTATCAACTAAATTAATATCTCATGGAGATTAGCATGTATAGTCAAGACTCAAGTGTCACAAATTTCATCATTTTGATGATAGGTGAATCATGAAAATAGTTTTGTTACCTTCTTCTAGCAGTTGAGTAGAGATCATGGGTAGAACGTTATCCATTTAGGTCCATTAGTTATTAGTTAtttatatttgttatattttcTAATTTACACTACTATCTAGTAGTATTTATATCTCATAGACAATGAATATAAACTATTAGTATAAGGTTCAATTGTTGATAgtatcatttatttatatttaggttTTAACGTTAACaagttattaatatttataactttaacaatttaaaaaatttttttttcatctttgtattt from Vicia villosa cultivar HV-30 ecotype Madison, WI unplaced genomic scaffold, Vvil1.0 ctg.000986F_1_1, whole genome shotgun sequence harbors:
- the LOC131632688 gene encoding NDR1/HIN1-like protein 13; the encoded protein is MNLTSQSLISPKFDVSVSADNGNRKIEIYYNNDSTVELFYKNVNLCNGAIPTFYQLSNNVTVLKRNRVMVAGSNRKALLNAVKKQSLSLTLKLRAPMKFKIVIVKTSTFNVKVHCVVTVAELTEKAKIVNRDCSYGLDI
- the LOC131632673 gene encoding uncharacterized protein LOC131632673, with the protein product MSITQKLGIKIETNPSEEKLTQLGVRQWSKWGCPPSKFPWTYDSKETCYLLEGKVKVTPSGANESVEFGAGDLVVFPKGMTCTWDVSVAVNKHYIFE